Proteins encoded within one genomic window of Bacteroides sedimenti:
- a CDS encoding AGE family epimerase/isomerase, with translation MDFNSLAKQYKDELLEHVLPFWLDKSQDKEFGGYFTCLERDGSVFDTDKFIWLQGREVWMFSMLYNKVEKRQEWLDCAVQGGEFMKKYGHDGNYNWYFSLDREGNPLIEPYNIFSYTFATMAFGQLSLATGNQEYAEIARKTFEIILSKTANPKGKWNKMYPGTRNLKNFALPMILCNLSLEIEHLLDKDFLNQTIDTCIHEVMDVFYRPELGGIIIENVTTEGELSDTFDGRLVNPGHAIEAMWFIMDLGKRLNRQDLIEKAKDITLTMLEYGWDKEYGGIFYFMDRLGRPTQQLEWDQKLWWVHIESLISLLKGYQLTGSQECLEWFEKIHNYVWTHFKDPKHPEWYGYLNRRGEVLLSLKGGKWKGCFHVPRGLYQCWQVLEQLENKTLVTDFINCKKNILT, from the coding sequence ATGGATTTTAATAGTTTAGCAAAACAATACAAGGATGAACTCCTTGAACATGTTCTCCCTTTCTGGCTTGACAAATCACAGGATAAAGAATTCGGAGGATATTTCACTTGTCTTGAGAGAGACGGCTCTGTTTTTGACACAGATAAATTTATCTGGTTGCAAGGAAGAGAAGTCTGGATGTTTTCAATGCTTTATAATAAAGTGGAAAAACGTCAGGAATGGCTGGATTGCGCAGTACAAGGTGGCGAATTCATGAAGAAATATGGCCATGATGGTAACTATAACTGGTATTTTTCACTCGACCGCGAAGGTAATCCATTGATTGAACCCTATAATATTTTCTCATACACTTTTGCAACAATGGCATTCGGGCAGCTTAGTCTGGCTACCGGTAATCAGGAGTATGCGGAAATTGCACGCAAGACCTTTGAGATAATCCTTTCAAAGACTGCTAATCCAAAAGGAAAATGGAACAAAATGTATCCCGGAACCCGCAATCTGAAGAACTTTGCTCTCCCAATGATACTTTGTAACCTCTCTTTGGAGATAGAACACCTGCTTGACAAGGATTTTCTGAATCAAACAATTGATACATGTATCCACGAGGTTATGGATGTATTTTATCGTCCTGAACTGGGAGGAATCATTATTGAGAATGTAACAACAGAGGGTGAATTATCGGATACATTCGATGGACGATTGGTTAATCCGGGACATGCTATCGAGGCCATGTGGTTTATTATGGATCTGGGCAAACGACTCAATCGTCAGGATTTAATTGAAAAGGCGAAAGACATCACGCTTACCATGCTTGAGTACGGTTGGGATAAGGAGTATGGTGGCATTTTCTATTTCATGGATCGCTTGGGACGTCCTACACAACAATTGGAATGGGATCAAAAACTTTGGTGGGTACATATTGAATCATTGATCTCCTTATTGAAAGGATACCAATTAACCGGTTCTCAGGAATGTCTTGAGTGGTTTGAGAAGATACACAATTATGTTTGGACTCACTTCAAAGACCCTAAGCACCCTGAATGGTATGGTTATCTGAATCGTCGTGGAGAAGTGCTTCTTTCACTCAAAGGCGGAAAATGGAAAGGATGCTTCCACGTTCCCCGTGGTCTATACCAATGTTGGCAAGTGCTTGAACAATTGGAAAACAAAACTCTGGTTACAGATTTTATAAATTGCAAAAAAAATATTCTAACTTAA
- a CDS encoding FAD-dependent oxidoreductase — protein sequence MKGIKYFAIFLFLTSCKSLPEIKTDVLVIGGGGSGVTAGIQSARLGVNTLVIEETPWLGGMLTSAGVSAIDGNYQLPGGLWGEFKHAITDYYGGPDSVKTGWVSNVLFEPSVGNKILNQLTAREKALNVWKETKVELVQRNGNGWNVTVNCGGKKKRISSRVLIDATELGDIAKLCGVKYDVGMESRSDTKESIAPEKKNHIVQDITYVAVLKDYGKDMTISRPEGYDPTVFACACANPVCIKPKEPHRLWSKDMMITYGKLPNNKYMINWPIEGNDYYINLVDMTTQERNEALKYAKHHTMCFLYFMQKELGLNTLGLADDEYPTADKLPFIPYHRESRRIHGEVRFTLNDITHPYNQPEKLYRTCIAVGDYPVDHHHTRYHGVEELPDLYFYPVPSYGLPLGTLIPKEVDGLVVAEKSISVSNLANGTTRLQPVVMQIGQAAGALAALSVKDQISARKVSVRKVQNAILEAGGYLLPYLDVEVTSPLFKPYQRIGSTGILKGTGKNVGWSNQTWLRTDTLLLTSELDGLKEFYPSAVFDTTKNTITQQEALELISQIAKNENITLNGEIVALARKIFADYGLPEMNPEKEIKRGEMALLIDQLLDPFNKKEVDLRGNCK from the coding sequence ATGAAAGGAATTAAGTATTTTGCTATTTTTCTGTTTCTTACATCCTGTAAGAGTTTACCAGAAATCAAAACAGATGTGTTGGTAATTGGTGGAGGTGGTAGTGGCGTTACTGCCGGTATCCAGTCAGCTCGTCTTGGTGTTAACACTTTGGTAATTGAGGAGACTCCCTGGTTGGGAGGTATGCTCACTTCTGCCGGTGTAAGTGCCATAGATGGCAATTATCAACTCCCCGGAGGTCTTTGGGGTGAATTCAAACACGCGATTACCGATTATTACGGTGGCCCCGATTCAGTTAAAACCGGCTGGGTAAGCAACGTTTTATTCGAACCTTCAGTAGGTAATAAAATACTAAACCAACTAACAGCGCGCGAAAAGGCTCTTAATGTATGGAAAGAAACAAAAGTAGAGTTAGTACAGCGAAATGGAAATGGCTGGAATGTTACGGTTAATTGTGGAGGAAAGAAAAAAAGAATTTCGTCAAGGGTACTGATTGATGCGACCGAATTGGGCGATATTGCCAAATTATGCGGAGTAAAATATGACGTAGGTATGGAGAGTCGTTCTGATACAAAAGAATCAATTGCTCCCGAAAAAAAGAATCATATCGTACAAGACATTACTTATGTGGCTGTGCTTAAAGATTATGGGAAAGATATGACTATTTCACGGCCGGAAGGATATGACCCCACTGTATTTGCCTGCGCATGTGCCAATCCTGTTTGTATAAAGCCCAAAGAACCTCATCGTTTGTGGTCGAAGGATATGATGATTACCTATGGAAAGCTTCCGAATAACAAATACATGATCAATTGGCCTATTGAAGGAAACGATTATTATATCAATCTGGTTGATATGACTACGCAAGAACGGAATGAAGCTTTAAAATATGCAAAGCATCATACAATGTGTTTCCTTTATTTTATGCAAAAGGAGTTGGGCTTGAATACGTTAGGGCTTGCAGATGATGAATATCCAACTGCTGATAAGCTTCCTTTCATTCCATATCACAGAGAATCAAGAAGAATACACGGTGAGGTGCGCTTTACATTGAATGACATAACGCATCCATACAACCAGCCGGAAAAATTATACCGCACCTGCATTGCAGTGGGCGATTATCCGGTAGACCATCACCATACTCGTTATCACGGAGTGGAAGAACTTCCAGATCTCTATTTCTATCCGGTACCTTCCTATGGATTGCCTTTAGGAACCTTGATACCCAAAGAAGTAGATGGATTGGTCGTTGCCGAAAAATCTATATCTGTATCAAATCTTGCAAATGGCACAACTCGTTTGCAGCCGGTTGTCATGCAGATTGGTCAAGCTGCAGGGGCTTTAGCGGCTTTGTCTGTAAAGGATCAGATTTCTGCAAGAAAAGTTTCTGTTCGTAAAGTTCAGAATGCGATTTTGGAAGCCGGAGGTTATCTGCTGCCTTATTTGGATGTTGAAGTAACTAGCCCTCTGTTTAAACCTTACCAAAGGATAGGATCTACCGGAATATTGAAAGGAACGGGTAAAAATGTTGGATGGTCTAACCAAACATGGCTACGGACCGACACCTTACTGCTTACTTCCGAACTGGATGGATTGAAGGAGTTTTACCCTTCAGCTGTATTTGATACAACAAAAAATACTATAACCCAGCAAGAAGCCCTTGAATTGATTTCTCAGATTGCCAAAAATGAGAATATTACGTTGAATGGAGAGATTGTTGCACTAGCCCGTAAGATATTTGCTGATTACGGATTGCCAGAAATGAATCCTGAAAAGGAGATAAAACGCGGAGAGATGGCACTGCTTATTGATCAGTTGCTTGATCCTTTCAATAAAAAAGAGGTTGATCTGCGGGGAAATTGCAAGTAA
- a CDS encoding sugar porter family MFS transporter produces MKQTVNISYVVFLSFVAAVGGFLFGYDTAVISGTIAQVASLFSLDSIQQGWFVGCALVGSIIGVMCAGVLSDSFGRKKTMILSAILFSVSGIGCAISGTFNELVFYRIIGGVGIGVVSIISPLYISEVSVPKYRGQLVSLYQLAVTVGFLGAYLVNYWLLQYSIDGAEKLTHPLMLKVFHTEAWRGMLGMESVPALIFFFIIFFIPESPRWLILKKKESSAKHILQRIYGNENDAQTELAATRAASHTETKSEWKFILKPGIMKAVLIGVGIAILGQFMGVNAVLYYGPTIFESSGLSNGDSLFYQVLVGAVNMLTTVLAMLIIDKVGRKKLVYYGVSGMILSLILIAFYFTQGEALGIPNLFLLICFLFYIFCCAVSICAVIWVLLSEMYPIKVRGLAMSIAGFSLWVGTYLIGQLTPWMLENLTPAGTFILFAVMCVPYMLIIWKLVPETTGKSLEEIEKMWDK; encoded by the coding sequence ATGAAACAGACGGTTAATATTAGTTATGTGGTTTTCTTGTCGTTCGTAGCCGCAGTAGGAGGTTTCCTATTCGGCTATGATACGGCTGTAATTTCTGGCACTATCGCACAGGTAGCCTCGTTATTTTCTCTTGACTCCATTCAGCAAGGGTGGTTTGTAGGTTGTGCATTGGTAGGATCGATTATCGGAGTTATGTGTGCCGGAGTTCTGAGTGATTCATTTGGCAGAAAAAAAACCATGATTCTGTCGGCGATTCTCTTCTCAGTATCGGGTATCGGATGCGCCATCTCTGGCACTTTTAACGAACTGGTTTTCTATCGGATTATCGGTGGCGTTGGTATCGGTGTTGTTTCAATCATCTCTCCGCTTTATATCTCAGAAGTTTCTGTTCCCAAATACAGAGGACAGCTTGTTTCACTCTATCAGTTGGCTGTAACAGTTGGTTTCCTTGGTGCGTATCTGGTAAACTACTGGTTGCTGCAATATTCTATCGATGGAGCTGAAAAACTGACTCATCCTCTAATGCTGAAGGTTTTCCATACAGAGGCATGGAGAGGTATGTTGGGTATGGAATCTGTTCCTGCATTAATATTCTTCTTCATTATTTTCTTTATACCCGAAAGTCCTCGCTGGTTGATTCTCAAGAAAAAAGAGTCGAGTGCAAAACATATTTTACAACGCATTTATGGTAATGAGAATGATGCTCAGACCGAATTGGCTGCAACCCGCGCGGCTTCACATACCGAAACAAAATCGGAATGGAAGTTCATTCTGAAACCGGGAATAATGAAAGCTGTATTGATTGGTGTGGGCATTGCAATCCTAGGACAATTCATGGGGGTAAATGCAGTGCTTTACTATGGCCCCACTATTTTTGAAAGCAGCGGTCTGTCAAATGGTGACTCATTATTCTATCAGGTTTTGGTAGGGGCTGTAAATATGTTGACTACCGTTTTGGCAATGTTGATTATTGATAAAGTGGGCAGAAAAAAATTGGTATATTACGGAGTATCTGGTATGATTCTAAGCCTTATTCTCATTGCGTTCTACTTTACACAAGGAGAAGCATTGGGAATTCCGAACCTGTTCCTTTTAATATGTTTCCTTTTTTATATATTTTGTTGTGCCGTTTCAATCTGTGCAGTCATCTGGGTACTCCTTTCAGAAATGTATCCTATCAAAGTTCGGGGACTGGCCATGTCTATTGCCGGATTCTCCCTCTGGGTTGGAACTTATCTGATTGGACAGCTTACTCCCTGGATGCTCGAAAATCTGACTCCGGCAGGAACATTTATTCTTTTTGCCGTGATGTGTGTGCCATATATGTTGATCATTTGGAAATTAGTTCCCGAAACAACTGGTAAATCTCTGGAAGAGATTGAGAAGATGTGGGATAAATAA
- a CDS encoding DUF4434 domain-containing protein has translation MENERRNFLKKAALAGASAMVIPSLMGFKEEDMDQAGKLRLDSSVESKLIVPKNNGLKITGTFLDEISHDIPHQNWGEKEWDLDFRYMKSMGIDTVIMIRSGYRKFITYPSEYLLKKKGCYMPSVDLLDMYLRLAEKYGMKFYFGLYDSGRYWDTGDMTWEVEDNKYVIDEVWKKYGSKYKSFGGWYISGEISRATKGAIGAFHSMGKQCKDVSGGLPTFISPWIDGKKAVMASGSSLSKNDAVSVEQHEKEWNEIFDGIHDVVDACAFQDGHIDYDELDAFFSVNKKLADKYKMECWTNAESFDRDMPIKFLPIKFDKLRLKLEAAKRAGYDKAITFEFSHFMSPQSAYSQAGHLYDRYKEYFRLK, from the coding sequence ATGGAAAACGAACGCAGAAATTTCCTTAAAAAAGCAGCACTGGCTGGCGCTTCGGCAATGGTTATCCCTTCGTTGATGGGATTTAAGGAAGAGGATATGGACCAGGCGGGGAAATTAAGACTCGACAGCTCTGTTGAGAGTAAATTGATTGTGCCTAAAAATAATGGACTGAAGATTACTGGAACCTTCCTAGATGAGATATCACATGATATCCCTCATCAGAACTGGGGAGAGAAGGAGTGGGACCTGGATTTCAGGTACATGAAAAGCATGGGGATTGATACCGTAATAATGATCCGTTCCGGATACCGTAAATTCATAACTTATCCATCTGAATATCTGCTAAAGAAAAAAGGATGTTATATGCCGTCGGTCGATCTATTGGATATGTATCTACGCCTTGCCGAGAAGTATGGCATGAAGTTTTATTTTGGATTATACGATTCCGGCCGTTATTGGGATACCGGCGATATGACCTGGGAAGTGGAAGATAACAAGTATGTTATTGACGAGGTATGGAAAAAATACGGTTCGAAGTATAAAAGCTTTGGTGGATGGTACATAAGTGGTGAAATTAGTCGTGCAACCAAAGGCGCCATCGGCGCATTTCATTCTATGGGTAAGCAATGCAAAGATGTTTCAGGAGGATTGCCAACCTTTATTTCACCTTGGATTGACGGAAAGAAAGCGGTGATGGCAAGTGGCTCTTCTTTGAGTAAGAACGATGCAGTTTCTGTTGAACAACATGAAAAGGAGTGGAATGAGATCTTTGATGGTATCCATGATGTGGTTGATGCCTGTGCTTTCCAGGACGGACATATTGATTATGATGAACTGGATGCATTCTTCTCGGTAAATAAAAAACTGGCTGATAAATACAAAATGGAATGCTGGACGAATGCTGAATCGTTTGACCGGGATATGCCAATCAAGTTTCTCCCAATCAAGTTCGACAAACTTCGCCTGAAACTTGAAGCAGCCAAACGTGCCGGATATGATAAAGCTATCACTTTTGAGTTCTCTCATTTTATGAGTCCTCAGTCAGCTTATTCTCAGGCCGGACATCTTTACGATCGTTACAAAGAATATTTCAGACTTAAATAA
- a CDS encoding DUF4434 domain-containing protein: MNQRRNFLKGVLAASSLLAGQKLFASGKAIESTQSAFNTFNKDSFVTPNVMKGMPIRATFLDEVSWDIPHQNWGVKDWDKDFLAMKKMGINTVVMIRSGLARWIAAPFESILKGEDVYYPPVDLVEMFLTLADKHGMAFYFGMYDSGKYWIEGKFQKEIDLNMHLIDEVWKKYGHHKSFQGWYLSQEISRRTKNMSKIYAEVGKHAKEVSGNLTTLVSPYIHGVKTDQVMSGDKALSVKEHEEEWDEILNNVQGAVDIMAFQDGQVDYHELYDYLVVNKKLADKYGIKCWTNIESFDRDMPIRFLPIKWEKLLLKLEAARKAGMENAITFEFSHFMSPNSTYLQAGHLYERYREHFRI, from the coding sequence ATGAATCAACGTAGAAATTTCTTAAAAGGAGTATTAGCTGCATCTTCATTGCTAGCTGGTCAGAAGCTTTTTGCTTCGGGTAAGGCAATTGAATCAACTCAGTCAGCTTTTAATACTTTTAATAAAGACTCGTTTGTTACACCAAACGTGATGAAGGGAATGCCGATTCGCGCCACTTTTCTTGATGAAGTCAGCTGGGACATCCCGCATCAGAACTGGGGAGTGAAAGATTGGGACAAAGATTTCCTGGCTATGAAAAAAATGGGGATCAATACAGTGGTAATGATCCGTTCGGGATTGGCGCGCTGGATTGCAGCACCATTCGAATCTATTCTTAAAGGAGAAGATGTTTATTATCCACCTGTTGACTTGGTAGAAATGTTCCTTACCTTGGCTGACAAGCATGGCATGGCATTCTACTTCGGAATGTACGATTCAGGGAAATACTGGATTGAAGGAAAGTTCCAAAAAGAGATAGATTTGAATATGCATCTGATTGATGAAGTATGGAAGAAGTACGGACACCATAAATCATTCCAAGGATGGTACTTATCTCAGGAAATTAGCCGTAGAACCAAAAATATGTCTAAAATCTACGCAGAAGTTGGTAAACACGCCAAAGAGGTATCCGGTAATTTGACAACCCTCGTTTCTCCTTACATCCACGGAGTTAAAACAGACCAGGTAATGAGTGGTGACAAAGCTCTTTCTGTAAAGGAACACGAGGAAGAATGGGATGAAATCCTGAATAATGTACAGGGAGCTGTCGACATCATGGCTTTTCAGGATGGACAGGTTGATTACCATGAATTATATGATTATCTGGTCGTCAATAAAAAACTGGCAGATAAATACGGCATAAAATGCTGGACAAATATTGAATCGTTCGACAGAGATATGCCTATCCGTTTCCTTCCAATTAAATGGGAAAAACTATTGCTGAAGCTGGAAGCTGCCCGGAAAGCAGGCATGGAAAATGCCATTACATTTGAGTTCTCTCATTTTATGAGCCCAAATTCCACCTATTTACAGGCCGGACATTTGTATGAACGTTATCGGGAACATTTTCGTATTTGA